One genomic region from Phocoena sinus isolate mPhoSin1 chromosome 3, mPhoSin1.pri, whole genome shotgun sequence encodes:
- the LOC116750461 gene encoding protocadherin alpha-3-like, translated as MVFFWREGRGVWRLLLSVLHLLFWEAGSGQVHYSVSEEAKHGTFVGRIAQDLGLELAELVPRLFRVASKGRGDLLEVNLQNGILFVNSRIDREELCGRSVECSIHLEVIVDRPLQVFHVEVEVKDINDNQPVFPMAVKNLFIYESRPPGSRIPLEGASDADIGANSLLTYTLNSNEYFTLDVKRNYVEIKSLGLVLKKLLDREVTPEHHLLITAVDGGKPVLTGTIQLKITVVDVNDNAPEFESTIYKVRLFENAPNGTLVVTVNASDLDEGINKDIVYSFNTDMSADTLSKFHIDPVNGYISVKGNIDFEFTKLYEIQVEATDKGNPPMADHCTVVVEILDTNDNVPELVVKSLSLPVLEDAPLGTVIALISVSDGDSGANGQVTCTLTHHVPFKLVSTFKNYYSLVLDRALDRESMANYEVVVTARDGGSPSLSATASVSVEVADVNDNAPAFAQPEYTVFVKENNPPGCHIFTVSARDADAQENALVSYSLVERRVGERALSSYVSVHAESGKVYALQPLDHEELELLQFQVSARDAGVPPLGSNVTLQVFVLDENDNAPALLLPRPGVGAGALSQLVARSVGAGHVVAKVRAVDADSGYNAWLSYELQPVAGGARSPFRVGLYTGEISTTRALDEADAPRQRLLVLVKDHGEPALTATATVLLSLEDSGQAPKASSQASSGAASADTALVDVNVYLIIAICAVSSLLVLTLLLYTALRCSAPPSEGACGPGKRTLVCSSAVGSWSYSQQRRQRVCSGEGPPKADLMAFSPCLPPGPISGDREEQTDVKVDLPAKVSNF; from the coding sequence ATGGTATTTTTCTGGAGAGAAGGTCGGGGAGTCTGGCGACTACTGCTTTCGGTTCTGCACCTCCTATTCTGGGAGGCAGGGAGCGGCCAGGTCCATTACTCTGTCTCCGAGGAGGCCAAACACGGCACCTTCGTGGGCCGCATCGCCCAGGACCTGGGGCTGGAGCTGGCGGAGCTGGTGCCGCGCCTGTTCCGGGTGGCGTCCAAAGGCCGCGGGGACCTTCTGGAGGTAAATCTGCAGAATGGCATTTTGTTTGTGAATTCTCGGATCGACCGGGAGGAGCTGTGCGGGCGGAGCGTGGAGTGCAGCATCCACCTGGAGGTGATCGTGGACCGGCCGCTGCAGGTGTTCCatgtggaggtggaggtgaaggACATTAACGACAACCAGCCGGTTTTTCCAATGGCagtaaaaaatttgtttatttatgaatCTCGGCCGCCTGGTTCTCGGATTCCGCTAGAGGGCGCATCAGATGCAGATATCGGAGCTAATTCGCTATTGACCTACACTCTTAACTCCAATGAATATTTTACCTTGgatgttaaaagaaattatgtGGAAATTAAATCACTTGGACTTGTGCTGAAAAAACTTTTAGATCGAGAGGTCACTCCTGAGCATCACTTACTTATAACAGCAGTTGATGGTGGGAAACCAGTACTCACTGGTACTATTCAACTGAAGATCACCGTTGTAGATGTAAACGACAATGCCCCAGAGTTTGAGAGCACGATCTACAAAGTCAGATTATTTGAAAATGCACCAAACGGTACCCTAGTAGTGACTGTTAACGCCTCTGATTTGGATGAAGGGATAAATAAGGACATTGTGTATTCTTTCAATACAGACATGTCAGCAGATACTTTGTCGAAATTCCACATAGACCCTGTTAATGGATACATCAGTGTAAAGGGTAACATAGATTTCGAGTTCACTAAGTTATATGAAATCCAGGTAGAAGCAACAGATAAAGGAAATCCCCCAATGGCAGATCACTGCACGGTTGTAGTGGAAATTTTGGACACCAACGATAATGTACCTGAGTTGGTTGTCAAATCACTCTCTTTACCTGTATTAGAAGATGCTCCACTAGGAACGGTAATCGCTCTGATCAGCGTTTCTGACGGCGATTCCGGTGCCAACGGGCAGGTGACCTGCACCCTGACTCATCATGTACCCTTCAAGCTGGTGTCCACCTTCAAGAATTACTATTCGCTGGTGCTGGACAGGGCCTTGGATCGCGAGAGTATGGCGAACTATGAGGTGGTGGTGACAGCGAGGGACGGGGGCTCGCCTTCCCTGTCAGCCACAGCCAGCGTGTCCGTGGAGGTGGCCGACGTGAACGACAACGCGCCCGCGTTCGCGCAGCCCGAGTACACAGTGTTCGTGAAGGAGAACAACCCGCCCGGCTGCCACATCTTCACGGTGTCGGCGCGGGACGCGGACGCTCAGGAGAACGCGCTGGTGTCCTACTCGCTGGTGGAGCGGCGGGTGGGCGAGCGAGCGCTGTCGAGCTACGTGTCGGTGCACGCGGAGAGCGGCAAGGTGTACGCGCTGCAGCCGCTGGACCAcgaggagctggagctgctgcagTTCCAGGTGAGCGCGCGCGACGCGGGCGTGCCGCCTCTGGGCAGCAACGTGACGCTGCAGGTGTTTGTACTGGACGAGAACGACAACGCGCCCGCGCTGCTGCTGCCCAGGCCGGGCGTCGGGGCGGGCGCGCTGAGCCAGCTGGTGGCGCGGTCGGTGGGCGCGGGCCACGTGGTGGCGAAGGTGCGCGCGGTGGACGCGGACTCGGGCTACAACGCGTGGCTGTCGTACGAGCTGCAGCCGGTGGCGGGTGGCGCGCGCAGCCCGTTCCGCGTGGGGCTGTACACGGGCGAGATCAGCACGACGCGCGCCCTGGACGAGGCGGATGCGCCGCGCCAGCGCCTGCTGGTGCTGGTGAAGGACCACGGCGAGCCGGCGCTGACGGCCACGGCCACCGTGCTGCTGTCGCTGGAGGACAGCGGCCAGGCGCCCAAGGCCTCTTCGCAGGCGTCGTCCGGCGCCGCGAGTGCGGATACGGCGTTAGTGGATGTGAACGTGTACCTGATCATCGCCATCTGCGCGGTGTCCAGCCTGTTGGTGCTCACGCTGCTGCTGTACACGGCGCTGCGGTGCTCGGCGCCGCCCAGCGAGGGCGCGTGCGGGCCCGGGAAGCGCACGCTGGTGTGCTCCAGCGCGGTGGGGAGCTGGTCTTACTCGCAGCAGAGGCGGCAGAGGGTGTGCTCTGGGGAGGGGCCGCCCAAGGCAGACCTCATGGCCTTCAGCCCCTGTCTTCCACCGGGCCCCATTAGTGGGGATAGAGAAGAGCAGACGGATGTGAAGGTTGATCTTCCTGCTAAGgtgagtaacttttaa